The following coding sequences lie in one Pelecanus crispus isolate bPelCri1 chromosome 27, bPelCri1.pri, whole genome shotgun sequence genomic window:
- the LOC104039016 gene encoding LOW QUALITY PROTEIN: olfactory receptor 14C36 (The sequence of the model RefSeq protein was modified relative to this genomic sequence to represent the inferred CDS: substituted 1 base at 1 genomic stop codon), with protein MSNSSSITEFLLLAFADTRELQLLHFWLFLGIYLAALLANGLIITAIACDHHLHTPMYFFLLNLSLLDLGSISTTVPKAMANSLWDTRAISYLGCAAXLFLFLFFISAEYCLLTVMAYDRYVAICKPLHYGTLLGSRACVHMAAAAWSTVFLYALLHTANTFSIPLCHGNAVGQFFCEIPHILKLSCSDAYLREVGRLVVVCFLFLGCFVFIVVSYVQIFRAVLRIPSEQGCQKAFSTCLPHLAVVSLFVSTAMFTYLKPPSISSPSLDLVLAVLYSVVPPAVNPLIYSMRNQELKEAIGKVISWMIFNTDIFSIAVHK; from the coding sequence atgtccaacagcagctccatcactgagttcctcctcctggctttCGCAGACAcacgggagctgcagctcctgcacttctggctcttcctgggcatctacctggctgccctcctggccaaCGGCCTCATCATCACCGCCATAGCCTGCGACCACCacctccacacccccatgtacttcttcctcctcaacctctcCCTCCTCGACCTGGGATCCATCTCCACCACTGTCCCCAAAGCCATGGCCAATTCCCTGTGGGACACCAGGGCCATCTCCTACTTGGGATGTGCTGCAtagctctttctgtttctctttttcatttcagcagagtaTTGTCTTCTCACTGTCATGGCCTACGACCGCTatgttgccatctgcaaacccctgcactatgggaccctgctgggcagcagagcttgtgtccacatggcagcagctgcctggagcACTGTGTTTCTCTATGCTTTGCTGCACACAGCCAATACATTTTCCATACCCCTGTGCCATGGCAATGCTGTTGgccagttcttctgtgaaatcccccacatcctcaagctctcctgctcaGATGCCTACCTCAGGGAAGTTGGACGACTTgtggttgtttgttttctttttttgggatgttttgttttcattgtggtgtcctatgtgcagatcttcagggctgtgctgaggatcccctctgagcagggatgCCAAAAAGCCTTCTCCACgtgcctccctcacctggctGTTGTCTCCCTGTTTGTCAGCACTGCCATGTTTACCTACCTGAagcccccctccatctcctccccatccctggacctggtgctggcagttctgtactcggtggtgcctccagcagtgaaccccctcatctacagcatgaggaaccaggagctcaagGAGGCTATTGGGAAAGTAATTTCATGGATGATTTTCAACACTGATATATTTTCCATTGCTGTTCACAAATGA